In a genomic window of Bacteroidales bacterium:
- a CDS encoding AbrB/MazE/SpoVT family DNA-binding domain-containing protein — MDISVVQIGNSKGIRLSKTILEKYNIKDTVELILEKGYIIIRPKTLPRKGWEKAFKKMHDNKDDKPLMADVFEDENFEEWK, encoded by the coding sequence ATGGACATCTCTGTAGTACAAATCGGAAATTCAAAAGGAATAAGATTAAGTAAAACCATCTTAGAGAAATATAATATCAAAGACACTGTAGAATTGATCTTAGAAAAAGGATATATTATTATTCGACCTAAAACTTTGCCTAGAAAAGGCTGGGAAAAAGCATTTAAAAAAATGCATGATAATAAAGATGATAAGCCATTGATGGCAGATGTTTTTGAAGATGAAAATTTTGAAGAATGGAAATAG
- a CDS encoding cysteine hydrolase has translation MQKKSLVVIDIQNDITKNYKEIIDNVNRSIDWAVENEIHVVYIRHYNLSDGTRTFKPNTRGSELVSDMKLVSKNIFEKSKGNALTSEDFADFIKKNEISEFYITGADAIACVKSTVFNMCKENYKVTVLSDCITSYDKRKIDEMLNYYEKNGSKIIHSSDLLDSK, from the coding sequence AAAATGACATTACCAAAAACTACAAAGAAATCATTGACAATGTTAATAGGTCAATAGATTGGGCAGTGGAAAATGAAATTCATGTCGTTTACATAAGGCATTATAACTTATCTGACGGCACAAGGACTTTCAAACCTAATACTCGTGGGTCTGAATTAGTTTCGGACATGAAATTGGTTTCCAAAAACATTTTTGAAAAATCCAAAGGCAACGCATTGACCAGCGAAGATTTTGCTGACTTTATCAAGAAAAATGAAATAAGCGAATTTTACATTACAGGAGCAGACGCCATTGCCTGCGTGAAATCAACCGTATTTAATATGTGCAAGGAAAACTACAAAGTTACAGTCTTATCAGATTGTATTACGAGTTATGATAAAAGGAAAATTGACGAAATGCTGAATTATTACGAAAAAAATGGCAGTAAAATAATTCATTCGAGTGACTTGTTAGATTCTAAATAA